The segment tcGTCCATTTTGGGCTGTCGTTGACgtaagcaatattttcaaaaaaagtgaaaagaatttttttctcttattccatattgcttttaaatttttgaaaaataataatttgttagcAAGTTAAGAGGTGGGAGGGAGGGGTTCATTTTGAGTTGCATAGTATTGCTAAATATCCTCGACACTCGATGATTCTACACTTTCCTTACATTAACATGCAaacattaacataaacaaacataCCAGAATATTCGagacatataaaaaaaacagtaaatcaCTCGGCCGAGCAtggtaaacttttttttggttttctcTTTTATCTATAGCGGCCGCGCGCCAGCCGTAACAGCATAATGTATATCATACATCTGTAAGTTATGatgcaaataaaagaaaaaaagtgtctACTAAATGTACCTTTAAAAGCCAAAATACCAACGAAATTCTCACGACTGATTACAAGGATGAGCAAGACAATATACAAATTCATGGCCAAAGGCGTTTGTCAAATTCGCACCTACTGCCTCAtgtattgtaaaatattttctccttttacacctgtttaaaatttgttttttaataaaataagttcTATTTTCTCGAGTGGCAGGAAAAAAAGCTATGAAAATGTACTCTCCAGTAGTAGGACTCTTAAACTAATTTCATATGAGCGGTCAAGCCACGTTCACGCTCACACTCAAATGAGCCCGTGCCCATTTAAATGCAGAGGAGCGTGGCGCTCATGTACCGATTATTTTTCAAGGCTCTAAATAAGAGATGTATGGATGTTGAGTTCTCTATACTCAATGATTGATTGTCAAATAGTAacgttaaaaaagtttttatcgaggaaaaagcaattttatgcTCATACATTCAATATGATTTTCCCCCTCGAttgaaacatacaaaaaaccTGCCTATCCtgtttaatggaaaaacaattcATCCGTTGTGAAAACATATACAAAAAcccacaaaaattaataaatacttcagtaaaaaaacaaatcgaaTTGTACAATAAAATGCGTATTTTTTTCCTCATAAAAAAGTCCTTctgatttcaagatatttaatATGGACTTCAAGAACAGAAAACACtccattaaaagtaaaattaaaaaatgttttttatgaaTATAGATTATAATTTATGGACATTAACAAGATATTTGATAACGTTCGCTACAGTGGTCTATTATGTGAACTTTAAACGTCCAAAAACCTGTTTCATATTAGAAAAACATCTATTGGAAAAAAACTAGAAGTGCAAGTTAGCGGTCCTCGTACTTGCCCTTTTTCTCTGGAACAAGGGCTCTTTCTTCATAATGTACACTGCCATGGTATCGCACAACCATGACTTAGAAGACTAGGGAAGCATATAGACAACACatcatacatattttaatactCTGGGGATACTGCGCTCGTTGGACATGGAAAACGACTGAGAGAGAGGTGAGAAGTTCGCTCAGCcacaaaaactaaattataaaCTTATTCTGACTTGAACTAATGTGAATTTTCCCGATTAAAAATGGAGTTTCTAACAGCGAAACGTACCGCATTCTTAGCGTAACTGACCCAATTTCGCTCAAGAACAATTCTAGAAATGTCAGCGTCTGCAAAATTCTGACCtacatttttatatatctCGGTCGTAAGACAGTAGTCGTATAAATGTTGATTTATCGCCTTTGATACCGCTAATTCTTTGCACAAACCTCCTACTACTGAGAAAAGAACAATGATCTGTTTAAATGTCCGTTCTCGTCAGGGTCAATGCAATGTCAGCGTATTCATCTTCGctttaagaattaaaaaaacattagtaGTTATATTTGGGCTCATTAAATATCAGGACAATAAAATAAACCGAAAAATTAATCTCAACATTCTCTTTCTAACACTACAACCTCGTTGGGTAAACCGAGGGCAGTGATTTGAAGTTCTAACTGAGCAGTCTAACTTCTCGTAGTTCCCAACTTGGCGAATTTCtcacaattaataatttaaaaaaattgtctgaagaaaataaatgtgcTGAAATACGCTATTACAGGGGGTGCCAGAACCTGGGGCGCCCCGTCCATGATCCCTTTGTTCAAggagaaatttgaaaactgcgtattaaaacgaaaatttttattggggTAAGGTTAAGGGGTTTAAGTTTCGATAGAAAAATAACCGAAACGTGTACTTAGGTGTAGGCTCTAAAATGATACAGCACGTTTCAAAGCGGAATTCGGGGTGGCCGACATGTGTTGAAGTCAGTTGAGCTTTATAGTTCGAAGATTTTAGGATTCTTGTCACTTCgcttttatgaattttaaagtgATGGGTATAACGTGTGTTTGAAGTAGCATTCCTCATTTTTGCAACATTCTGTATATCAAAACACAAGCACACGCACACTTTGGGTTCTACGTTATAGGCTGAAGTAGTTCACCGCCACGAATATTTGTGCATATTTTATGGAATTAAAATAGGGgtaattttaaagcaattttcttgttatttttAGCGCGCAGCCGACCCCAAATTATCTTAAATCTATAAACAGTTCCTGTTGCGTGCCTTAAAACTAATTTCAGGGCGGACTAATTAAGAATATAGGTACGATTACCTCAATTTATCATGTTTTTCTGTTAAGTGAGATAAGAGCTCAACAAATAAGGTTGGCACTTATTGAGTGGAAAATggtgaattaaataaaaatgaaaataaaaattcgtatTTGTCCTTTGAGAAGGAAAAAAGCGGAAAAAAAAGGCGGTGCATCGTCGATGTGAGTAGATTCAGGACTTAACAAAGTCTTAAAACGCACTGTAAAAAACTTATGACCTCTGAGCAATGCTTTCTAAATATTAGCAAATAGATCTTTAAGCTCTCATTCCTAGATTATTTACTGGTGCCACAATATAGTAATTGACTCTATCCCTTTCCTTGACTTTTAGGGATTTTCCCTGGAAAAATACCATATTTTCCAGTAGATTTCCTGGAATTCTTGCTTCTGTCTTAAATTCTTTCATTCACTAATAGATCTGTTAGCAAATTAAATGCACTTATATGATCTCTATAATTCCCATAAACTTAAGTCGATAACACTCCTCTCTTTGGGTGGGCTCAGGTATGCACTAATAAGGATATTTGATGCAgattgctttttaaattcattaaattttaagtgacCAATATTGTTTTACAACGGATTACGTCCCAGAAGAGTACACATGCTTTGCAAACTCTagataaaatatatacaatcCTCCTACTGTCTGGCTCCTGGGACGCCGGATAATACAGAAACTCCTACAGGCCAGACCGTGACGggttttattgcaaatagtatgcaaaaaagtttgatatatttttttaatgaatggGAAATTATGAACTCATGTTGGTGCTTCGACGCTCCTAATAAAAAGCCTTACGAGGAGTTTTCTAGCTGCGTTGCTACAACGTGCAAACATAATAGAGCAAATCCAGCACTAGAGacagatttattaaaatatttgaatacaTATTTGTGTCTAATGAGTGAcggataaatttttaatgaatcaaCATATTTATGTTGTAAAagagtttataaaaaaattgtcagttGACCTTGCACGAATAACTACATAACATGGCTACTTTACACTCCCGATTCGGTagtatgtgatttttttcttccgaGAATATCTGAAGGCAAAGATTATGATTGGCCCCCTCACACAATAAAAGAacttaaaacgtttttaaataaagatgcAGCGTTATCAGCATCTTCCGGGATCGCTCGATTGGACACGGTCAGCCCCCTGGAGGGTTCTTCCTTCGAACTTCTTCTCCCTATAGAACCGGGACACTCCTATAGTAAAGTAGTACTAACCTTAAATAAATCACCTACCGTATTACTGACTTCCTcgaatttctaaatatttacgtttgaaatatttacgtttgaaatatttatgttcgaaatatttatgttaGAAATATTGCCCGTTTGGTAATACCTAAGATGGTAAAATGGGTCAAGTTAGAAAACTGTTTTCTGTTTTCATATTCCCATAGTGTCTGAAAAAAGGGGCCTTCAGAATTCATATTGTTTTGACGAAAATCCCCCCTAAGCGTTCCCGAAATATGTGCTTTCAATAATGTCTGAAAAATGTGCCATTTTGACTATTTTCTGCGCAGTTTACCCGACTCCCCGCGATGTCCTTTCCGTCCCAAATTATCGATCTGATCTGGGATAAGACTTCTCGAATACGATAAAGTACTCCGACAGTCACAAAATTGagataaaacaataaacagtCAGCCTTGTTCACGTCTGTATCTCAATGAATTGTTGATTTTGAAACGCAGCGAGCAGTTCGTTTTGTTGGGGGAGCAAATTCGCGAGACAGTTCCGCGACATCTCCATTATTTCCATCGAATATAATAAAGTGCTCAAGATGAATCATTCGAACAACAGACTCTCGaagatttttcataaattcggGAGCGCGACATAAATTTGCATGATGAATCGGCGGCTGTGTGAATGGGTGGCGGAGGTGGCGGCGCGGCGGCGTGGTGGGGCCGGGTAGCGTGGGCGGCAGGGTTGAGATTTCAACGACGACGTTCGTCCGAGTCCGCGCTAGTCGTTATAGTCACCCCGCCGCTAACGGACCCATCCTCCGGATCCCACAGTACAGAAAGAACACTCCAGTCGTCGGGGGCTGAAAGGAGTCAAACAAGAACAAGCAACAAGTGACTATCGCGCGCTCATGGGTCGGCAGGATGATCACTTGAGTCTCTTCTTCGCTTAGGGTGCGGGTGTGTGTGTATGCGGCATGAAGACCGTGCTAGCCGCCGCAGCTGCACTGTGCGTGGTGTGCGTGGTAGCCACGCCGCAGCCCCTTAGAGATAACATTCGGAATTGGAGGAAACGCATGGACCAGAAACAACAACAACCATCCTCGACGGACGAATTCCCCGAATTGCAACAGCACATTCCACAGATGTCTTTAGCCAACTCGCAGCTCATGTTGCGCTCCACCAGAGGACAACGTCAGTATGATGTACCTCAGATAGGTAAGCAgctaattttatatttatttttttaacagtttgtTGTGTGTGATGGCAGGATAACtgttacacagggtgtctgAAAATAGTTTGTACATACAGTCCAAGATGAGGAGCTCGCGATGCGAATAGAtctagaaaattatttgatatttttgagttatttaaaataacatttccattgaatgtttttatgaaattcaacCTAATAGTCTTAGTGTGATTCCATGATATTTCGTTTGTCAAAAACCAtcataacttttttctaaGTACGATccttatgagtttttttcgtcggctttattttttcattacaaatTCACTGAAGTATCCTTTAGTGACTTAAGCAATGCTATGGTTTTTGATTactttatacaaattttataccttaaattattttatcagaTGAGAGCCAAGTGACATACAATGACATCTTTAATAGAAGAAATGAGAATTACTGGTTCATGGAGAACTTCGTGTCTACTGAACTGCGTATCATCAACATCACTTTCGGTTTACCACGAGGGCTGTAATATTTCAACCTCGACTAATTAGTCTTTTCTCTTAAAGTGGGCTAACACATAATATATAACTGCTAGTCCCAATGAGATGAGGCTCCCGCATATAATAAAAGGATTGTGACACCCACTCAGAATATTCTTAGCCAACCCGCACTCCAGACACGACCCACTTagtttttttcgatttgaaatattatttgtactgacaaaataatgtttttgctGAACTAACGGtttattgcgtttttttcCATCTATCATCTTGATTGGTACTTGAAAATCTATTACAAAAAACTGTAatgtttacaatattttttttttcaattcaatcaAGAATTTAAGGTCATCAAAATTTAgccttttttcttaatttttttattatttattccttTTAAATTGTCCTGATTAAAACCTAAATTTTCCTACACATGCCCGCTATTTCTGcatgcattttaaattatataaccTCTAAACAACGCGAAAACGTCGTACTTTTCATtcagttttaatgaaattgctgAACAATTAGTCGATTTTGATCGATtggcaaaattattaaatatcttcGATATggatgaaaattaatttaaaaaactcattaaatttaattcaacgCATCAGTTTATGGACAAATTAGGTTAGTTTAACTACCATCGCAGAAGTTGCAACTCGCAGAATTTTAACCAATATTAACCTATTGCTAACCGTTTTAATCACTACAGCTGtgattaatcaaattatttattattggtaCGAACGTCTTTGTTACTGCTGTTTTCGCAACACAATAAATTGCAGCtaattaggaaaaatatttaaacgttttgtaggtataatataaatttattttcttgaatGGATTTTATAATTCAGGTAACTGAAATTGATGAATTTATCAAGGACTTTAGAGGATTTTTCTCAATGCAAGGTTGAGTGTGTGCATCAATCTTGTCTAGACGAGTCCCAATAACAGCGAATATGCGAGTGGCAAAAAGAATGACATAAAAAAAccattgttaaataaaaattgtaaaattaaaacatttaggCATTAAGGCTTTTATACTCGTTACTTCTAAGGCATACATTAAGAAGAGATATCAAGGTTCCTCATAATCTGATTCTGATTTATTTGCGTTTGCTCGAAAGCTCAAATTAGATGGGATAGTCCTTTTAAGCAACTTTGCTATGTTATCATTAGTTTTAGGAAAATTAGGTAAGATTGGAAGAAAAGAGAGACGAGAAGGAGGAGGAGCAGGAAAAGGAAAGAAGGTAATAGAAGAAAGTTGAAGAGAAATTCGACTTTAACACCGTACACCAATCAGATCGATTTTGTCTTGAGATATGGGGTaaaaccttaaaatatttttactgaaatgcgcagtaaataattttttttaatgcaaaaaaagcaatttttttagttttacggTTGAAGTTAAACATTGAGCCCATGCAATCGTTTATATTAATTGATTATCGTATTACACAAACTCTATGTTGTTGGGAATCGAACAcacaggaaaaaaaaaatgaagaaattccaGTTTTTAAAAAGCAACTTCATAGCTTCgatagtttccgagatcccttccataacaatataaaaactCGTTCTGTATAACGAGGCCTAAATAGCTTTTAAAGCGATTTGTGTGCGCCCTTGTCCGAAACATTTAGGGGAGTCCGAGCTCGAGAAGACGACGTCAGCTCTAATGTGGAAAAGAGTGTCCTCGAAATTGATGGTTTCTCGGCTGTTTAAATCAAATCTGCCTCTATTTATCACCAGAACGTTATTGGATCAATTATTAATGGATGAAGAGGAGGGAATCGAAGGAGAGTAGAGAAAAGCGAacttattgttttaataagaGAACATTTTTCCCATGGTAACTGAGCCCTGAGCAATGACCCTCGGACTCACAGATAAAGTTCATTTTATCCTTAATGGAAGTCAATGAGGGTAAGTCCATTCTATGAGATTTATGAACTATTGTTTTCTCGATAGTGAATCGTTGAAAGCTCTAAGTGGCCGGGGAGTTAAATATTTGTCGTTTTCCTCCCATTGCCACCTCGTTTGGCTACGAGAATCTTAAAACTTGCATAATATTGAAGCTAGAGGTTACTTGAATCGTCTGCCTGAAACCGCACGTTCTTCGTTATTTATAGTCCAACACATAGAACATGGGCCTTTTCATAATTAGTAACTCACATGACAATCCCCAAGGCCTTAAAAACCCAATTAAAGTTGCTCTAGTGCTGCCCCTTCCATGAAACCGTACATGTATTTGGCGGGTTATACATCCGGATGAGTCGTGGATATTGTGTCCGCCATAAAATTACGTTCCAAGAGCATTAAGCTAAGTATAACAGAATAAAAGGGAAATGCTCGTATTATGTATATTAGGGAGAATGCGGTCAAAAGAGACCGAGAGAATAATTAAGAGACCCAAAACCCAAAAACGCTTCGTCCATACGCGGCATTcgtataatcaattttttttccatttttttaaatgataaacaAGCAAATCAGGGAGgctttaaaactaatttttgctCATCGCAACTGTGGCACGACCATTCATTCACGTCAGTCTTTCACTTATTACGGTCCAGTTGCAAAGGAGGTGGAGAAGGGGAGGGGGGTTAAGGGTGGAGGTTTTCCTCCCCTCTGAACATTCTTGACGATACGTCATCCAATACCGGAGCCAACCACAAAACTCATACTTTTATTGGGCACGTTATAGGTTTTAGACGACGTTTCTATTTGTAATGCTTCCAAGTTGTCAGTGTCTTCCGTTTCCAATGCGGTGTGCAGAATACTAAAGTATCCACAGTCGGGAAAGTCACGTTTAAAATCGAGGAAATTATCGAGAAACTGGGATTTACGTGAATTAAAACGGACTTGGGATGCTGCccaaatcttaaaataagttcGCACTTGAAGGAAGTTTCGGTCCATTGATGACTCGCCACTACTCTCTTCATGTAAATATACTGTGCGCccttaaattattcaaaagttATCAAAGAGCGGggaaactaattattattaaaaaaaaatcaaatcatcGTTAAATGGGACAAAAAACGACTATCTTTCGacattagtttatttttttaaatgttgtttacgTCATCGATAGCTCAAAAtatccgtttttttttattaaaacacgGGTCAAGTgacatttcaaatgaaaggtcTCTCAATACTGCATTTAATGATCTTTTGTGATtaaaaatctatcgattactttttgagaaaaatatgtataaatttggtaaaaactGCAATACACACTCAGTTAAGTGGTACGTAAACTATgagaaaacttgtttgttaataagaagtttgttttcgattttgtgctcacaaagAGTTgtacgttatttttatttatttttcatttttttttttaaccgaagactgtttgtgagcacaaaatcgaaaacaaacttCTTATgaacaaacaagttttctcattgtttacgtactaCTTAACTGAGTgtgtattgcatttttcagcaaatttaTATTGGTTTTTCTCAATAAGTAACCACTAGATCTGGAATTGCAACActccaataaatttaattttgaaagacCTTAAATTTCGGGTACTACTTAAACCATGTTTCAACGTAAAACAAGTCGGCCATTTTGGGTTATCGGAATGGTGACGTGGGgcattaaacttttttaaattcgtgaTGTTCTGAGCCAAAATGGCTCTAATTGGGAGATTGAAAACAACGGAATGATCACCGGTTTTGACTATTCTGATTTCTATGTAAAAGTCTTTTGATTGGATATTCTGTGTaagtccaaaaaaattaaaatcgattctccatgttaatctcctatgtcACCTAGACACCCGGTACAATATGCATGCGGTTGTCGCGGAAGTACTGACACAGCAACGCGTATCAGGTGAACACTGCTGCGTAATATATTCCGCAATATTACGAAGGTTCATTATCTCTCACCTGTGTTTATACTTTATTTGCTATATGAATTACATTTAATACTTTCTGATTTAAAAGTGACGTTTTTCGAATTACATTTGTCTCACCTGCATTACACCTGacggttttttaattatttctcagTATTTAGAATTACACTTAACGCTCTCTGAATCACACCGCATTacattaattagaaatttcgaATGACAGCTGGTTCAGCTGAATTACTTCTGACAGATTTTTGATTAcctttgattattttgactTACATTTGGCGTTTCCTGAATTGCGTTTGACTTTTTATCAATCATAAGTGACATTTTTCATGTGACAGTTAATTACACCTGACGCTTTGAAATTACAGCCGGTAGGGAAGGTGTTCTCTAGTCTCATTCAACTGCACAACCTCTTAACTACATgagtttaaattttgctttttggCATTTATTTTACTGCGTAGTTTTCCTCGCTTCTTCCACAGTTTCCACTTTTCTTTCGACTTTTGCAACCTCTGAAATTGTTCTCACATTCCCTCTTCGAACAGCTCTGTATCTTTAGAGTTTTAAGTAACAAACAGTTCAACGGACTTCGAATgacaaaacattttattaaaagcaaTATTGGCATGCTCTCATGTATATATTTCCCGCCCACTCTTATTACAGCTCAGATACAAGTAGGGCAACGAATTTATCTCAACGTATTTTAGGGATTAAAGCGGCAAACAGAAAGGGCGGTTAATCAAAGAAATGCTCAAATGTGGAAACTTTAAGAACGGTTTAATAGGGATATTTTGCCTTTTCCGGCTTAAATGGAAGCGCCACTAATGTAGTTTAATTTCCGAAAGTTTTCTTAATCCTTAACTTAATGTGTCTCTTTATCTTTAGTCGAGGATATATTCCATTAGCGAGGAATAGTGCTTTTGTgtgaatttgttgaaaatgggTCAGGTCTACTTACAtaggaatatttttctcgaCGAGCTCTCAATATCACCAGAAGCTTTCAGCTGGACTGGAGCAAGTAATGAAAACGAAATGAAGGTAATTCCGAATATTGGCATCCAATGTGTAATCAAGATTCCCCGTGTATGTATCACCTGTCAAGATCAAAGGGTTTACGAAGATGATCAAAGGGCTCAAGGGTCGGTGTCGCAAGGGTCTGTTAACTTAAACCAATATGGAGTGGCTGTGGTCTGAAATTACCTAGATTTTAGGGCGTGCAAACGTCagcattatttattcattttgttATCACACATGAGTTCCTTTGAGTAACCATTAAACAGCGTGGGCATTCAATGTTTACCAACTCAACATTTATTAATGTGGTCGATAGAAATGAGAAAGTAAACCCTCTAAACCTATGGAAATGGAACGTCCTATTTTTAGAGGGCTAAATAT is part of the Euwallacea fornicatus isolate EFF26 chromosome 8, ASM4011564v1, whole genome shotgun sequence genome and harbors:
- the jeb gene encoding uncharacterized protein jeb; this encodes MKTVLAAAAALCVVCVVATPQPLRDNIRNWRKRMDQKQQQPSSTDEFPELQQHIPQMSLANSQLMLRSTRGQRQYDVPQIECPPAEDNMERFACPTPDRQGRYHCIDDHVLCDGYIDCPSAEDEDRQACMFYKTTKAHLDVLADALLRWARGR